Proteins encoded within one genomic window of Micromonospora halotolerans:
- a CDS encoding SDR family oxidoreductase produces the protein MRIAVAGGTGWVGKLVVERARAAGHDVVVISRSHGIDLTNGVGLDDAPRNVATVVDVSNIQTISKRASTRFFETTTRNLLKAEQRCGVNHHVLLSIVGIDRVNWGYYHGKHRQEGLVLAGPVPATILRATQFFEFAVQSLTLFPGPVAVVPRMRTQPVAAAEVAAELVRLAEGPALGRVPEIAGPEVLMMSSAVRRVATVRGPRKFVVSVPWPSAAGWSMANGGLLPAGPGPRGTLRFGQWLTETAKTDAAQ, from the coding sequence ATGCGGATCGCGGTGGCTGGAGGTACGGGCTGGGTCGGCAAGTTGGTCGTCGAGCGGGCGCGCGCGGCGGGCCATGACGTCGTGGTGATCTCCCGGTCTCACGGAATCGATCTGACCAACGGAGTGGGTTTGGACGACGCACCCAGGAACGTGGCGACCGTGGTCGACGTGTCGAACATCCAGACAATCAGTAAGCGCGCCTCGACTCGGTTCTTCGAGACGACCACGCGGAACCTGTTGAAGGCGGAACAACGGTGCGGGGTCAATCACCACGTACTGCTCTCGATTGTCGGTATCGACCGGGTGAACTGGGGCTACTACCACGGTAAGCATCGTCAGGAAGGACTCGTGCTCGCCGGCCCGGTGCCGGCGACCATCCTGCGGGCCACCCAGTTCTTCGAGTTCGCCGTACAGTCACTCACCCTCTTCCCAGGACCCGTGGCCGTTGTCCCGCGGATGCGTACCCAACCAGTGGCGGCGGCTGAGGTGGCCGCCGAGTTGGTGCGCCTGGCCGAAGGACCCGCGTTGGGGCGTGTTCCGGAGATCGCCGGACCTGAGGTGTTGATGATGTCGTCGGCCGTACGCCGGGTAGCCACGGTACGAGGCCCGCGCAAATTCGTAGTGAGCGTGCCGTGGCCGTCAGCTGCGGGGTGGTCGATGGCCAACGGTGGCCTGCTTCCCGCCGGGCCGGGTCCCCGTGGCACTTTGCGGTTCGGTCAATGGCTGACTGAGACGGCGAAGACCGACGCCGCACA
- a CDS encoding ferritin-like domain-containing protein codes for MTNPTTTHSEPQRTVAAPSTMRIETLEDLRKHLQWAIELEHATLPSYLCALYSLDPSRNPEAVQVVGSVFVEEMIHLALAANLLNAVGGHPRLDTPKMLPRYPRLLPHGDRSLELSLVPFGAEAIEMFLRLERPAPPGAPAEGDSYETIGQFYSAIEQGVRDLCAELGERTVFCGDPARQVTAGPFHHSGGRLIAVSDLNSAMAALEEIVEQGEGTARGEVWDGDQDILHPDRDEVAHYYRFLELKLGRRYRRGDTSRSGPTGEALSVDLGGVYPMRPNPRLADHAPGSPIRAAQEDFNHTYCAVLNLLEQAFNGSPGMLGVATGTMYALKAQAQGLMEMSDGGSTTAGPTFDYVPPELRRP; via the coding sequence ATGACCAACCCGACCACGACTCACTCAGAACCGCAACGGACAGTGGCAGCCCCATCGACGATGCGGATTGAGACGCTCGAAGATCTTCGCAAGCACCTGCAATGGGCGATCGAGTTGGAACACGCCACCCTGCCGTCGTACCTCTGCGCGCTCTACTCGCTCGACCCGTCGCGCAACCCCGAAGCCGTTCAGGTGGTGGGCAGCGTCTTCGTCGAAGAGATGATCCACCTGGCGCTGGCCGCGAACCTGCTCAACGCCGTCGGCGGGCACCCTCGGCTGGACACGCCGAAGATGCTGCCGCGCTATCCCAGGCTTCTGCCCCACGGCGACCGCTCTCTGGAGCTGTCGCTGGTTCCGTTCGGGGCGGAAGCAATTGAGATGTTCCTCCGACTCGAACGGCCGGCACCCCCTGGTGCCCCGGCCGAGGGCGACAGCTACGAAACGATCGGGCAGTTCTACAGCGCGATCGAACAGGGAGTGCGCGATCTGTGCGCTGAACTCGGCGAGCGAACGGTCTTCTGCGGCGACCCGGCTCGCCAGGTCACCGCGGGCCCGTTCCATCACAGCGGCGGACGGCTGATCGCGGTCAGCGATCTCAACTCGGCAATGGCAGCGTTGGAGGAGATCGTCGAGCAGGGCGAAGGCACGGCACGAGGCGAGGTCTGGGACGGTGACCAGGACATCCTCCACCCCGACCGGGACGAGGTCGCGCACTACTACCGGTTCCTGGAACTCAAGCTGGGCCGGCGATACCGGCGCGGTGACACCTCGCGATCCGGGCCCACCGGCGAGGCCCTCTCGGTCGACCTCGGCGGCGTCTACCCGATGCGGCCCAACCCACGTCTGGCCGACCACGCTCCAGGTAGTCCGATCCGCGCCGCCCAGGAAGACTTCAACCACACCTACTGCGCCGTGCTGAATCTGTTGGAGCAGGCGTTCAACGGCAGCCCGGGGATGCTCGGCGTCGCGACCGGCACCATGTACGCCCTCAAGGCCCAGGCGCAGGGACTGATGGAGATGTCCGATGGAGGAAGCACAACAGCGGGCCCGACATTCGACTACGTACCCCCGGAACTCAGGCGGCCGTGA
- a CDS encoding SDR family oxidoreductase, whose translation MKIAVLGGTGLIGSQVVKILQAEGHEAVPLSPSNGVDLLTGEGLDAGLKGADVVLNLTNSPTFDEASADFFRSTMENLLAAAQRAGVGHAVILSIVGVDRVPDLAYYRAKVLQEEILKAGPVPYSIVRATQFFEFADAILSWTADGDTVRLPGTPVQPMASADVAKAVAEVAVGAPLRGIRNVAGPEVFMLDEWGRVALAAKGDKRIVVLDPAAGMFAAVPGDVLIAPEGAVLATTTYRDWLTR comes from the coding sequence ATGAAAATCGCCGTACTGGGTGGTACCGGGCTCATCGGGTCGCAGGTCGTCAAGATCCTTCAGGCCGAGGGGCACGAGGCGGTGCCGCTGTCTCCGTCGAACGGCGTGGACCTGCTCACCGGCGAAGGCCTCGACGCCGGGCTCAAGGGCGCCGACGTCGTGCTGAATCTGACGAACTCGCCGACGTTCGACGAGGCGTCGGCCGACTTCTTCCGCTCGACGATGGAAAATCTGCTGGCGGCCGCGCAGCGCGCGGGCGTCGGCCACGCCGTGATCCTGTCGATCGTCGGCGTGGACCGGGTGCCGGACCTCGCTTACTACCGCGCCAAGGTGCTGCAGGAGGAGATTCTGAAGGCTGGCCCGGTGCCATACTCGATCGTCCGCGCCACCCAGTTCTTCGAGTTCGCCGACGCGATCCTGTCCTGGACCGCCGACGGCGACACGGTGCGGCTGCCCGGCACGCCGGTGCAGCCGATGGCGTCGGCCGACGTCGCGAAGGCGGTGGCCGAGGTCGCCGTGGGCGCGCCGCTGCGGGGCATCCGGAACGTGGCCGGTCCCGAGGTCTTCATGCTCGACGAGTGGGGTCGGGTCGCGCTGGCCGCCAAGGGCGACAAGCGCATCGTCGTCCTCGACCCGGCCGCCGGCATGTTCGCCGCGGTGCCCGGCGATGTCCTGATCGCCCCGGAGGGCGCAGTCCTCGCGACGACCACCTACCGCGACTGGCTGACCCGCTAG
- a CDS encoding peroxidase family protein — protein sequence MPESGSRVAARDHCLSLVRAVDRPAGAARYGRMFPGLGPLGTDPGLLVRAGGDGGICDAAPVLDQLNRDGDDATEAAGWPFFGQLIAHDITADRSSITGGVDPGALRNARSPKLNLEIMYSDGPIGSPYLFDVGDPAKFLLGEDGGDVPRNRQGVALIGDPRNDVHLFALSLHVALLHAHNHVVDLLREGGVPEADVFDRARVTLTWHYQWIVVHDFLSRLVGESLVEQVLAEGGRSFAPPPGQAYIPLEFADAAFRYGHGQIRHTYRLVDGGPAVPLFPDLVGFGPLPAGRRLDLAQIFDVPGHPPAQRAKRLDGRLAASLIGLPERVTGVVDTAAYRSLAVRDLLRGGTTGLPSGEAVARLVGAAPLTLDELGQAWPHGTPLWFYILKEAEHRGGGDRLGPVGGRIVAEVLIGLLRADPASYLSLEPDWEPTLPAAGARFGLTDLLALQRPASCV from the coding sequence ATGCCTGAAAGCGGTAGCCGGGTGGCCGCCCGCGACCATTGCCTCAGCCTGGTGCGCGCCGTGGACCGGCCCGCCGGGGCGGCCCGCTACGGACGTATGTTCCCGGGCCTCGGCCCGCTGGGCACCGACCCCGGGCTGCTGGTGCGTGCGGGTGGCGACGGCGGGATCTGCGACGCCGCCCCGGTCCTGGACCAGTTGAACCGGGACGGCGACGACGCCACCGAGGCCGCCGGGTGGCCCTTCTTCGGCCAGCTGATCGCCCACGACATCACCGCTGACCGCTCATCCATCACCGGCGGCGTCGACCCCGGGGCGCTGCGCAACGCGCGCTCCCCGAAGCTCAACCTGGAGATCATGTACTCGGACGGCCCGATCGGTTCGCCGTACCTGTTCGACGTGGGCGACCCGGCGAAGTTCCTGCTCGGCGAGGACGGCGGCGACGTGCCGCGCAACCGGCAGGGCGTGGCCCTGATTGGCGATCCGCGCAACGACGTGCATCTGTTCGCGCTAAGTCTGCACGTCGCGCTGCTGCACGCGCACAACCACGTGGTCGACCTGCTGCGCGAGGGCGGGGTGCCCGAGGCCGACGTCTTCGACCGGGCGCGGGTCACACTCACCTGGCACTACCAGTGGATCGTGGTCCATGACTTCCTGTCCAGGCTTGTCGGGGAGAGCCTGGTCGAGCAGGTGCTCGCCGAGGGCGGCCGGTCGTTCGCGCCACCGCCGGGGCAGGCCTACATTCCGCTGGAGTTCGCCGACGCGGCCTTCCGCTACGGCCACGGCCAGATCCGGCACACCTACCGGCTCGTCGACGGCGGTCCCGCGGTGCCGCTCTTCCCCGATCTGGTCGGGTTCGGCCCGCTGCCCGCCGGGCGGCGCCTGGATCTGGCGCAGATCTTCGATGTTCCCGGCCACCCACCGGCGCAGCGCGCCAAACGCCTCGACGGTCGCCTCGCCGCCAGCCTCATCGGCCTGCCCGAGCGAGTCACCGGCGTGGTCGACACTGCCGCCTACCGCTCGCTAGCGGTACGCGACCTGCTGCGCGGCGGAACCACCGGGCTGCCCAGCGGCGAGGCAGTCGCCCGGCTGGTTGGCGCGGCGCCGCTGACCCTCGACGAGTTGGGGCAGGCCTGGCCGCACGGCACTCCGCTGTGGTTCTACATCCTCAAGGAGGCCGAGCACCGCGGTGGCGGCGACCGGCTCGGCCCAGTCGGCGGCCGGATCGTGGCGGAGGTCCTGATCGGACTGCTCCGCGCCGACCCGGCAAGCTACCTGAGCCTGGAACCGGACTGGGAGCCGACCCTGCCCGCCGCGGGAGCACGCTTCGGCCTGACCGACCTGCTCGCCCTTCAGCGGCCTGCGTCCTGTGTGTGA
- a CDS encoding TMEM175 family protein, with amino-acid sequence MRTGRLEAFSDGVLAIIITIMVLELKVPEDHSLSGLLHTTGVGLLTYLLSFVYVGIYWNNHHHMFQLVRQVSGGVLWANLALLFCLSLFPFTTAWMDESRFEPTPVVIYGLNLLAAAIAYFVLQVVIIRRQGPDSPLRRAVGSDLKGKLSPALYLVGTLSALAIDRGRIGVWTALTCFVAAAIVWIIPDPRIDRVVRQHETAD; translated from the coding sequence GTGAGGACCGGTCGACTCGAAGCCTTCAGCGATGGCGTGCTCGCCATCATCATCACGATCATGGTGCTCGAACTGAAGGTGCCGGAGGACCACAGCCTCAGCGGCCTTCTTCACACGACCGGCGTCGGGCTGCTGACCTATCTCCTCAGCTTCGTCTATGTGGGCATCTACTGGAACAACCACCATCACATGTTCCAGCTGGTGAGGCAGGTCAGCGGCGGGGTGCTGTGGGCGAACCTGGCACTGCTGTTCTGCCTGTCGCTGTTCCCGTTCACGACAGCCTGGATGGACGAGTCGAGGTTCGAGCCGACCCCGGTCGTCATTTACGGCTTGAATCTGCTCGCCGCGGCCATCGCATACTTCGTGCTCCAAGTCGTGATCATCCGGCGGCAGGGACCGGACTCGCCGCTGAGGCGGGCCGTCGGCAGTGACCTCAAGGGCAAGCTCTCCCCCGCGCTCTACCTCGTCGGGACACTCAGCGCCCTGGCGATCGACCGGGGCCGCATCGGCGTCTGGACTGCCCTGACGTGCTTCGTCGCCGCGGCGATCGTCTGGATCATTCCCGACCCCCGCATTGACCGGGTAGTCCGCCAGCACGAGACCGCAGACTGA